Part of the Triticum aestivum cultivar Chinese Spring chromosome 4D, IWGSC CS RefSeq v2.1, whole genome shotgun sequence genome is shown below.
CGTGTAGCCGATCCCACTTCCTACGGTAGTCTTGCTGACACCTTGCAGTACCTGACAATTACGCGGCTCGAGCTCGCCTAGATCTGCCTCCACATGCATGATTCGCGCGAGTTCCACCTCGCGCTCCTCAAGCATGTGTTGTGCCCACGTCCGTGTCACCATTGCTCCTGGTCTTCACCTCCATGCTTCATCGACGCTTTATCTGCGCACCTACATCAATGCTGACTGGCCGCTGCCCGGACACGTGCTGGTCTACCTCTAGGTTCTGCATCTACCTGGGCAACGCACTTGTGTGTTGGTCGTTGAAATGGCAGTCGACTGGCTCTCGTTCGTCCGCCGAGGCTGAATACCGAGGTGTGGCCAATGTGGTCGCCGAATGTGTGTGGCTGTGCCAGCACCTTGAGCTTCTCTGTTCAGTGCGCTCCGCCACGCTGGTCTTCTGCGACAACTTATCGGCCATCTACCTCTCTAGCAACCTTGTGCATCATCTGCGTACAAAACATATTGAGCTGGACGCTCACGCGAGCCGTCTTCTCTTTGGCGCATGTTGTCCCTCTCCCTCGTCAGACGCCGGCCTTTGTGTAGCCCGTGCGCATGACCGGCTACATGCGTCTGGTCACGGCCGCTGCACCCTCCTGTTGCAGCACAACTCACGCTTCGTGGTCGAAGCAAGTGTCCTCATGGCCTCGCAGCTCTCCCGCAGAGCCGGTCACAGCTAGCCACACTGCCTGCCACAACACACCAGGTAGCTGGTTCCAGCATGCAGCGTGCAGCGTCCGCGGTGGTAGTATCGCCGTCGGTCGGTTCCAGCATGTGGCGGCTGCGGTCGAAGCATTGCAGCCGATCAGTTGCAGCACATGGCGGGTGAGGCGCAGCATCACTATTGTCTGTTTCCGGTAATGCCGCCTGCTGGTTGCAAGAACCCCACCGCAGCCCCTGACGGTTGCAGCTTCTGCCGTCGGGGTTGCAACTTTGCCGCCGGCCTGTTCCAGCATGTGGTCACCATGGTCACGGCATCCCCATGTTGTCGTCTGTGGTGCTGGTGTTGCCGGTTGCAGGACGAGTGGCTGTCATCTCTGGCACCAGCGGGTGCCGGTTGCAGCTGCGTCGAGCGCTGGTTgaagctcgccgccgtgccggatgCAGCTATGTGGGACACTGATTGTCGCCGGATTTTTGTGCGTCGCTCGTTGGTGGAGCCGACCAGAGATATGCGCGAGTGAGGGAAAAAAAGATATGTGGCAAAGGGGGAGGTGGTGCTTCGTGTGGGGGCCCATGACACGACGTGGCGAGGGTGGGAGCAACTGGCGCGAGACGTGGCCGGTCTGCGATTGTAAACGTTTTCCAATGAACAATAGTCATTGTCAATCTCTGTCCACGAAGGGGGTGAGTTCGGTTATTGGATAATTTGGGTCCGGAAAATCTTTGGTTCGCAGTGATGCTTCGCCATGTTCCAAATTTTACGCCATTCATTCAATAAGGTTATTATCTTAAATAAAACAAATTTAGTTTTGACTTCCAGTGATTGCTTTACATTCCTGATCCCTATTTCTTGATGACCACGTTACATGACATCTTTTCAGCGTATCAATTATTGGCAACGTAATTTTGTACATACATGCTGTTACCATTTTGTCCGTTGGTTACATGTCACTACTGGTAATCTTCTCTGTTGCTACTTGTTATTGATTCTTCAGAAGGATTGAGATTGTCCAACTCAGACAAGCTATTTAGTGCAAATCATCACAAAGGATTTTGTCCAGTTTGCCGCAAAGTGTTTGATGAAAAGGACATTGAGCATGTTCGTGATCTGTTGGATGCAAACACTTCTCAGCTGATGGTATGTGGTGGATATGATTCAAATACAAGTGAACCATCTAAACATTTCCAGGCACTATCAGTTTCTTATTTAGAGATAAAATCCCTTGCACTCCATCATATTTGCGTCGTTGCTTTGGAATAATTAGTAAATTTATCATTTATCATAGTGATATAATTTCCTTCAGTGACTTGTTAGTTCTTACAGTTGCATGATTCTTAGTGCAGTTTATTTATTTCTAGTATTTCATCCTTTAGAGATATGCTACACCTAAGTGGAATCCATCATAAATATCTTTTTATCCGTTCACATGTAGGCATGTTTAACAGTTGACCTGGGAGTAGATGATAAAGAGTTGCTCCATTCCGAggcagagaagaagaggagagaaaaATTTGGGTCATTGTTTAATCTGCAACAAGAACGGAATGGTTTAATTGAACCAAAGAAAGACCTTGCCATACAGCCCGGAATGTATGTTTCTCTTCCTGCTAGTGAGCCAACCACAAGTGCAGGAGACAGCACCAATTCTTGGGAAGCAACCGCAAGCTCAACTTCAGAAACAGATCCACCCGGCATGGCAAACATTAGCGGCGGCGGCAAGAAGGAAAACAATTCAGGTCCTCCAAGGAGAAACCGAGCTTATGCTCCCAGAAGACAGCCTCATGGCCAACCTGCTGGAAAACAGTGGCAGAGAAGCCAGCCCGCTAGGCAACAGTGGCAGAAGAAAGACGCAGAAACTTGACAATAGCATTTTTGCAGCTCTATTTTATCGAACATGTATATTGACGGAGAGTACGGTGGTCAAACAAAAGTGTGACAACTCATTAGAAAGCAGAGTGAGTTCGTGCCACCGAGTCGAAGCCACATTCTGATGCAGAGGCAGAAAATGTCCCTCTCTCGCGACCCGGTAGCCAACCAGTCCCCTGCTGCCGCCGCAATGGCGTCGTTGTTCAGCCTACTGAGCCAGTCCCAGCCCGCCTTCCTTGCCTCCCCGCCGGCCCTGGCGCCCGGGGTGGTTCTTGATGTGGTGATGCCGTCGGGCCGCCCTGCTCGTTGTGCGGGTGAGGTTGACTTCCTTCCGGAGATGCCTCCCAAGCTGCCTTTGACGCTCTCGCCGGCCAGTTCTTTTTGATGGCTTTTTTTTTGTCTTCTAAAATAAGTTCCTcctacccagcttattctagaacCCTGATCAAATTTATTTTTTTAGAAATCTAATGAGCTGGGTAGGGGCAGCTTATTTCAGTTTAttctagaagtcatcaaaagaaTTGGCCGTAAAAGCGTCCCCATTGCCGGTGATGGAGTGTGACGGACAACTAAGAAGGGGCCAATTTTTTTCTAAAAGGGCAGTAATAGGCATTGGTCGGCCGGCCGTCGCTCAGCCGTCTGATTGGCCCCCTCCAAACTGTCTGATGCAACCCCCGATTTCGTCTTCCTCCTTTCTTTCTTCCCCGTAAATGCGTGTGAGAAAAAAAACAGAGGTTCATGCTCGCCTCGCACTTGTCCTTGGCCGCCCCATGCTCGCCGGCCACCTGCGCTGTCCGTGCTCGCCCTCGGCCGCCCTACTCGCCACCGCCATGGTGTCAATTTTCGATGCCATTTGTAGCGAAAACAAAGACGTTCCAGCAAAAATCAAGGATCCAGCAAAAAAATGATATGGTTCCAGCAAAAAGATAGATCGCGTACTTCCAGCAAAAATGAGATGGTTTCCAACAAAACATGGATATGCTTGTCGCAAAAATATGCATGGTTCCAGCATCGGTGGACGCTGGTTCCAGCTTTGCAACACACCGGTTGCAGCTCCGCCGGCGAAAAGGTTGTTGGAACCAGCAAAAAAGACAGTAGCAGAAAAAGAAGTCGATGCAGCAAACCAGCAAAAACACATTAGCATAAAAAGAAGTCGATGCAGCAAAAA
Proteins encoded:
- the LOC123097419 gene encoding E3 ubiquitin-protein ligase RNF25 produces the protein MAAEAEEEVRLEVEAVAAVYGEDCCVYCDFPPHLVVHVRPNTADDSSQQFVELFLGIKASSQYPKEPPHVYAVESKGLDENRQAYLISSIQDKAKELSYYPMLVTLCEEAGEILSNMNHPAGDCPLCLYPLVSENNHDSALPFMKLMSCYHCFHSDCIMRWWGWLQHDDANSKKIDTTISTEEGLRLSNSDKLFSANHHKGFCPVCRKVFDEKDIEHVRDLLDANTSQLMACLTVDLGVDDKELLHSEAEKKRREKFGSLFNLQQERNGLIEPKKDLAIQPGMYVSLPASEPTTSAGDSTNSWEATASSTSETDPPGMANISGGGKKENNSGPPRRNRAYAPRRQPHGQPAGKQWQRSQPARQQWQKKDAET